In Piliocolobus tephrosceles isolate RC106 chromosome 5, ASM277652v3, whole genome shotgun sequence, a single genomic region encodes these proteins:
- the RGL2 gene encoding ral guanine nucleotide dissociation stimulator-like 2 isoform X2 — MPPPRSSRRLRAGTLEALVRHLLDTRTSGTDGTFMSAFLATHRAFTSTPALLGLMADRLEALESHPTGELERTTEVAISVLSTWLASHPEDFGSEAKGQLDRLESFLLQTGYAAGKGVGGGSADLIRNLRSRVDPQAPDLPKPLALPGDPPADPTDVLVFLADHLAEQLTLLDAELFLNLIPSQCLGGLWGHRDRPGHSHLCPSVRATVTQFNKVAGAVVSSVLGATSTGEGPGEVTIRPLRPPQRARLLEKWIRVAEECRLLRNFSSVYAVVSALQSSPIHRLRAAWGEATRDSLRVFSSLCQIFSEEDNYSQSRELLVQEVKLQSPLEPHSKKAPRSGSRGGGIVPYLGTFLKDLVMLDAASKDELENGYINFDKRRKEFAVLSELRRLQNECRGYNLQPDHDIQRWLQGLRPLTEAQSHRVSCEVEPPGSSDPPAPRVLRPTLVISQWTEVLGSVGVPTPLVSYDRPSMAGDEVPTTPAPLLTRLAQHMKWPSVSSLDSALESSPSLHSPADPSHLSPPASSPRPSRGHRRSASCGSPLSGGAEGASGGTGYGGGGSGPGASDCRIIRVQMELGEDGSVYKSILVTSQDKAPSVISRVLKKNNRDSAVVSEYELVQLLPGERELTIPASANVFYAMDGASHDFLLRQRRRSSAATPGVTSGPSASGTPPSEGGGGSFPRIKATGRKIARALF, encoded by the exons ATGCCTCCCCCGCGTTCCTCCCGACGGCTCCGAGCTGGCACTCTGGAGGCCCTGGTCAGACACCTACTGGATACCCGGACATCAGGGACTGATGGGACTTTCATGTCAGCCTTCCTGGCCACCCACCGGGCCTTCACCTCGACGCCTGCCTTGCTAGGGCTTATGGCTGACAG GCTGGAAGCCCTTGAATCTCATCCTACCGGTGAACTAGAGaggacaacaga GGTAGCCATCTCTGTGCTGTCAACCTGGCTGGCCTCTCACCCTGAGGATTTTGGCTCTGAGGCCAAGGGTCAGCTTGACCGGCTTGAGAGCTTCTTACTTCAGACAGGGTATGCAGCAGGGAAGGGTGTTGGGGGGGGCAGCGCTGACCTCATCCGCAACCTCCGGTCCCGGGTGGACCCTCAGGCCCCCGACCTTCCTAAGCCCCTGGCCCTCCCCGGCGATCCCCCTGCTGACCCCACGGATGTCCTGGTGTTCCTCGCTGACCACTTGGCCGAACAGCTGACCCTGCTAGATGCG GAGCTATTTCTCAATTTGATCCCCTCTCAGTGCCTGGGAGGCCTGTGGGGTCACAGAGACCGGCCAGGACATTCTCACCTCTGCCCATCTGTTCGAGCTACTGTCACACAGTTCAACAAGGTGGCAGGGGCAGTGGTTAGTTCTGTCCTGGGGGCTACCTCCACCGGAGAGGGACCTGGGGAGGTGACCATACGGCCACTCCGTCCCCCACAGAGGGCCCGCCTCCTGGAGAAGTGGATCCGCGTGGCGGAG GAGTGCCGGCTGCTCCGAAACTTCTCTTCAGTTTATGCTGTGGTGTCAGCCCTGCAGTCCAGCCCCATCCACAGGCTTCGGGCAGCCTGGGGGGAAGCAACcag ggACAGCCTCAGAGTCTTTTCTAGCCTCTGCCAGATTTTCTCCGAGGAGGATAATTATTCCCAGAGTCGGGAGCTGCTCGTGCAG gaggTAAAGTTGCAGTCTCCTCTGGAGCCACACTCCAAGAAGGCCCCGAGGTCTGGCTCCCGGGGTGGG GGTATAGTCCCATACCTTGGCACCTTCCTGAAGGACCTTGTGATGCTGGATGCAGCCTCCAAGGATGAGTTGGAG AATGGATACATCAATTTTGACAAGCGGAGGAAG GAGTTTGCAGTCCTTTCTGAGTTGCGACGGCTCCAGAATGAATGTCGTGGCTATAACCTCCAACCTGACCATGATATCCAGAGGTGGCTACAGGGGCTCCGGCCACTGACAGAGGCTCAGAG CCATCGTGTATCCTGTGAGGTGGAGCCACCTGGTTCCAGTGACCCTCCTGCCCCACGGGTCCTTCGGCCAACATTGGTCATCTCGCAgtggacaga GGTTCTGGGCTCTGTTGGGGTCCCTACCCCGCTTGTGTCCTACGACCGGCCCAGTATGGCGGGAGATGAGGTGCCTACAACTCCTGCTCCTCTGCTGACTCGGCTGGCCCAG CACATGAAGTGGCCATCTGTCTCGTCACTAGACTCTGCCCTGGAAAGCAGTCCATCCCTGCACAGTCCAGCTGACCCCAGCCATCTCTCCCCACCAGCCTCCTCCCCTAGGCCTTCTCGAGGTCACCGCCGCTCAGCCTCCTGTGGCTCCCCGCTGAGTGGGGGTGCAGAAGGGGCCTCCGGGGGGACTGGATATGGGGGAGGGGGATCTGGGCCAGGGGCCTCTGATTGCCGAATCATCCGAGTCCAGATGGAGCTGGGGGAAGATGGCAGTGTCTATAAGAGCATTTTG GTGACAAGCCAGGACAAGGCTCCAAGTGTCATCAGTCGTGTCCTTAAGAAAAACAATCGTGACTCTGCAGTGGTTTCAGAGTATGAGCTGGTACAGCTGCTGCCAGGGGAGCGAG AGCTGACTATCCCAGCCTCGGCTAACGTATTCTACGCCATGGATGGAGCTTCACACGATTTCCTCCTGCGGCAGCGGCGAAGGTCCTCTGCTGCTACACCTGGCGTCACCAGTGGCCCGTCTGCCTCAGGAACTCCTCCAAGTGAGGGAGGAGGGGGCTCCTTTCCCAGGATCAAGGCCACAGGGAGGAAGATTGCACGGGCGCTGTTCTGA
- the PFDN6 gene encoding prefoldin subunit 6 — MAELIQKKLQGVVEKYQQLQKDLSKSMSGRQKLEAQLTENNIVKEELALLDGSNVVFKLLGPVLVKQELGEARATVGKRLDYITAEIKRYESQLRDLERQSDQQREILAQLQQEFQRAQAAKAGAPGKA, encoded by the exons ATGGCGGAGCTGATCCAGAAGAAGCTGCAGGGAGTAGTGGAGAAATATCAACAGCTACAGAAGG ACTTGAGTAAATCCATGTCGGGGAGGCAGAAACTTGAAGCACAACTAACAGAAAATAATATCGTGAAAGAG GAACTGGCCCTGCTGGATGGGTCCAACGTGGTCTTTAAACTTCTGGGTCCAGTGCTAGTCAAACAGGAGCTAGGGGAGGCTCGGGCCACAGTAGGGAAGAGGCTGGACTATATCACAGCTGAAAT TAAGCGATACGAATCCCAGCTCCGGGATCTTGAGCGGCAGTCAGaccaacagagggagatccttgCTCAGCTGCAGCAGGAGTTCCAGCGGGCCCAGGCGGCAAAGGCAGGGGCTCCTGGCAAGGCCTGA